From Streptomyces sp. NBC_00690, a single genomic window includes:
- a CDS encoding carboxyl transferase domain-containing protein, producing MQQAPVLTSTADPSSAAWQANEEAHRQLVDTLRDKLAAARLGGGEKARARHTARGKLLPRERVDTLLDPGSPFLELAPLAAHGMYGDQAPAAGVIAGIGRVSGRETLIVANDATVKGGTYYPMTVKKHLRAQEIALENRLPCVYLVDSGGAFLPLQDEVFPDRDHFGRIFYNQARLSGARIPQIAAVLGSCTAGGAYVPAMSDEAVIVRNQGTIFLGGPPLVKAATGEVVTAEELGGGEVHSRVSGVTDHLAEDDAHALRIVRNIVATLPARGPLPWTVTAADEPKVDPAGLYGAVPVDSRTPYDVREVIARVVDGSRFAEFKSEFGQTLVTGFARIHGHPVGIVANNGILFAESAQKGAHFIELCDQRGIPLLFLQNISGFMVGRDYEAGGIAKHGAKMVTAVACARVPKLTVVVGGSYGAGNYSMCGRAYSPRFLWMWPNAKISVMGGEQAASVLATVKRDQLEARGEDWATEDEEAFKAPIRAQYEQQGSAYYATARLWDDGVIDPMETRQVLGLALTSCANAPLGEPGFGVFRM from the coding sequence ATGCAGCAGGCACCCGTGCTGACCAGCACGGCAGACCCCTCCTCCGCGGCCTGGCAGGCCAACGAGGAGGCGCACCGGCAGCTGGTGGACACACTGCGTGACAAGCTGGCCGCCGCGCGGCTCGGCGGCGGGGAGAAGGCCCGGGCCCGACACACCGCCCGCGGCAAACTGCTCCCGCGCGAGCGCGTCGACACCCTGCTCGACCCCGGTTCCCCCTTCCTGGAGCTGGCCCCCCTCGCCGCCCACGGGATGTACGGCGACCAGGCCCCGGCAGCCGGAGTCATCGCCGGAATCGGGCGGGTCAGCGGGCGCGAGACCCTGATCGTCGCCAACGACGCGACCGTCAAGGGCGGCACCTACTACCCCATGACGGTGAAGAAGCACCTCCGCGCCCAGGAGATCGCCCTGGAGAACCGGTTGCCGTGCGTCTATCTCGTGGACTCCGGCGGGGCCTTCCTCCCCCTCCAGGACGAGGTCTTCCCCGACCGCGACCACTTCGGCCGGATCTTCTACAACCAGGCCAGGCTGTCCGGTGCGCGCATCCCCCAGATCGCCGCCGTCCTCGGCTCCTGCACGGCGGGCGGCGCCTATGTGCCCGCGATGAGCGACGAGGCCGTCATCGTCCGCAACCAGGGCACGATCTTCCTCGGCGGCCCGCCCCTGGTGAAGGCCGCCACCGGCGAGGTCGTGACCGCGGAGGAACTCGGCGGCGGCGAGGTCCACTCCCGTGTCTCCGGAGTCACCGACCACCTCGCCGAGGACGACGCCCACGCCCTGCGGATCGTCCGCAACATCGTCGCCACCCTGCCCGCCCGCGGCCCCCTGCCCTGGACGGTCACTGCCGCCGACGAACCCAAGGTCGACCCCGCCGGGCTGTACGGCGCGGTGCCGGTCGACTCCCGTACGCCCTACGACGTGCGCGAGGTGATCGCACGCGTCGTCGACGGCTCCCGGTTCGCCGAGTTCAAGTCCGAGTTCGGGCAGACGCTGGTCACCGGGTTCGCCCGCATCCACGGCCACCCCGTCGGCATCGTCGCCAACAACGGCATCCTGTTCGCCGAGTCGGCACAGAAGGGCGCCCACTTCATCGAACTGTGCGACCAGCGCGGCATCCCCCTGCTCTTCCTCCAGAACATCTCCGGATTCATGGTCGGCCGGGACTACGAGGCGGGCGGCATCGCCAAGCACGGCGCCAAGATGGTTACCGCCGTCGCCTGCGCCCGCGTACCCAAACTGACCGTCGTCGTCGGCGGCTCCTACGGCGCGGGCAACTACTCGATGTGCGGCCGGGCCTACTCCCCCCGGTTCCTGTGGATGTGGCCCAACGCCAAGATCTCGGTCATGGGCGGGGAACAGGCCGCGTCCGTCCTCGCCACCGTCAAGCGCGACCAGTTGGAGGCGCGCGGCGAGGACTGGGCCACCGAGGACGAGGAAGCCTTCAAGGCTCCGATCCGCGCCCAGTACGAGCAGCAGGGCAGCGCCTACTACGCCACGGCCCGGCTCTGGGACGACGGCGTGATCGACCCCATGGAGACCCGTCAGGTGCTGGGCCTCGCCCTCACCTCCTGTGCCAACGCGCCGCTGGGTGAGCCCGGCTTCGGCGTCTTCCGGATGTGA
- a CDS encoding acetyl/propionyl/methylcrotonyl-CoA carboxylase subunit alpha, whose amino-acid sequence MFDTVLVANRGEIAVRVIRTLRSLGVRSVAVFSDADADARHVREADTAVRIGPPSAAESYLSVPRLLEAAARTGAQAVHPGYGFLAENAAFARACADAGLVFIGPPPEAIALMGDKIRAKETVRAAGVPVVPGSSGSGLTDDQLAAAAREIGMPVLFKPSAGGGGKGMRLTRAESELLEEIAAARREARSSFGDDTLLVERWIDRPRHIEIQVLADAHGNVVHLGERECSLQRRHQKVIEEAPSVLLDDETRAAMGAAAVEAARSCGYVGAGTVEFIVPGKDRGAYYFMEMNTRLQVEHPVTELITGIDLVEWQLRVAAGEPLPYAQDDITLTGHAIEARICAEDPSRGFLPSGGTILALHEPQGHGIRTDSGLSEGSEVSSLYDPMLSKVIAYGPDRPTALRRLRAALADTVTLGVPTNAGFLRRLLAHPDVVSGEMDTGLVERDAADLIPAGVPDEVYAAAAALRRDRLTPAVGEGWSDPFSVPSGWRLGGTPAPLVFPLRVAGLDPIEREAPAGCTVNDGTVTVTADGLVHTFRHAGDWLGRDGDSWRVTDFDPVAASLSSTAHGGADTLAAPMPGTVTVVKVAVGDRVEAGQSLLVVEAMKMEHVLSAPHAGTVTELDVTPGSTVAMDQVLAVVAPDPPDEEQPAAKEADHG is encoded by the coding sequence ATGTTCGACACGGTCCTGGTGGCCAACCGGGGTGAGATCGCGGTCCGCGTGATCCGGACCCTCAGGTCCCTTGGAGTCCGCTCGGTCGCCGTCTTCTCCGACGCGGACGCGGACGCCCGCCATGTCCGCGAGGCCGACACCGCCGTCCGCATCGGGCCGCCGTCCGCAGCCGAGAGCTATCTGTCCGTCCCCCGACTGCTGGAGGCCGCCGCCCGAACCGGCGCCCAGGCCGTCCACCCCGGCTACGGCTTCCTGGCCGAGAACGCCGCCTTCGCCCGTGCCTGCGCCGATGCAGGACTGGTCTTCATCGGCCCGCCGCCCGAGGCCATCGCACTGATGGGCGACAAGATCCGCGCCAAGGAGACCGTCCGGGCCGCCGGTGTCCCCGTCGTGCCCGGCTCCTCCGGTTCAGGACTCACCGATGACCAACTTGCCGCCGCTGCACGCGAGATCGGCATGCCCGTCCTCTTCAAGCCGTCGGCGGGCGGCGGCGGCAAGGGCATGCGGCTCACCCGAGCGGAATCGGAACTGCTGGAAGAGATCGCCGCGGCCCGACGCGAGGCCCGCTCCTCCTTCGGCGACGACACACTGCTCGTGGAGCGGTGGATCGACCGGCCCCGGCACATCGAGATCCAGGTGCTCGCCGACGCACACGGCAACGTGGTGCACCTCGGCGAGCGGGAGTGCTCCCTCCAGCGCCGCCACCAGAAGGTCATCGAAGAAGCACCCTCGGTGCTGCTCGACGACGAGACCCGGGCGGCGATGGGCGCCGCGGCCGTGGAGGCGGCCCGCTCCTGCGGCTATGTGGGCGCGGGCACGGTCGAGTTCATCGTCCCCGGCAAAGACCGCGGCGCCTACTACTTCATGGAGATGAACACCCGTCTCCAGGTGGAACACCCGGTCACCGAACTGATCACGGGTATCGACCTGGTGGAGTGGCAACTGCGGGTCGCTGCCGGCGAGCCCCTGCCGTATGCACAGGACGACATCACCCTCACCGGCCACGCCATAGAGGCCCGCATCTGTGCCGAGGACCCCTCCCGGGGCTTCCTCCCCTCCGGTGGCACGATCCTCGCCCTGCACGAACCCCAGGGGCACGGCATCCGCACCGACTCCGGACTGAGCGAGGGCTCCGAGGTGTCCAGCCTCTACGACCCCATGCTGTCCAAGGTCATCGCGTACGGGCCGGACCGGCCGACCGCCCTGCGCAGACTGCGCGCGGCGCTCGCCGACACCGTCACGCTGGGCGTGCCCACCAACGCCGGGTTCCTGCGCCGGCTCCTGGCCCACCCCGATGTCGTCTCGGGCGAGATGGACACCGGGCTGGTGGAGCGCGATGCGGCCGACCTGATCCCGGCCGGCGTACCCGACGAGGTGTACGCGGCTGCCGCTGCCCTGCGCAGGGACCGGCTCACCCCCGCCGTCGGCGAGGGCTGGAGCGACCCCTTCTCGGTGCCCAGCGGTTGGCGGCTCGGCGGCACCCCGGCGCCCCTGGTCTTCCCGTTGCGCGTGGCCGGGCTCGACCCCATCGAACGGGAGGCCCCCGCGGGCTGCACCGTGAACGACGGCACCGTCACGGTCACCGCCGACGGGCTCGTCCATACCTTCCGCCACGCGGGCGACTGGCTGGGCCGTGACGGCGACTCCTGGCGGGTCACGGACTTCGACCCGGTGGCCGCTTCCCTCAGCAGCACCGCGCACGGCGGCGCCGACACCCTGGCCGCGCCGATGCCCGGCACCGTCACCGTGGTCAAGGTCGCCGTCGGCGACCGGGTCGAGGCCGGACAGAGCCTGCTGGTCGTCGAGGCGATGAAGATGGAACACGTGCTGTCCGCACCCCACGCCGGCACCGTCACCGAACTGGACGTCACCCCCGGGTCGACGGTCGCCATGGACCAGGTCCTGGCCGTGGTGGCACCCGACCCGCCCGACGAGGAGCAGCCCGCGGCGAAGGAGGCCGACCATGGCTGA